A portion of the Sulfuricurvum kujiense DSM 16994 genome contains these proteins:
- the fliW gene encoding flagellar assembly protein FliW has translation MQFDLKLPLLGFETVSKMELQKIDEIFFRLESIGEGPSFTLISPFALREYSFDIPSSLQALMGITPESNLLIYNIMILQTPIEKSTINFVAPLIFNTDNQTMAQIIVDNRSDFGIAEPIKNYLKSSTDE, from the coding sequence ATGCAGTTTGATTTAAAACTTCCCCTCCTCGGCTTTGAAACGGTTTCGAAAATGGAACTCCAAAAAATTGATGAGATTTTTTTCCGTCTGGAAAGCATAGGCGAAGGACCTTCTTTTACCCTTATCAGCCCATTTGCTTTACGCGAATATTCTTTTGACATCCCCTCTTCTCTTCAGGCCTTAATGGGAATCACCCCTGAAAGCAATCTACTGATCTATAATATTATGATCTTGCAAACCCCGATTGAAAAATCGACGATAAATTTTGTCGCCCCCTTGATTTTCAATACCGACAATCAGACTATGGCTCAGATCATTGTTGATAACCGTTCCGATTTCGGAATTGCCGAACCGATCAAAAACTATCTCAAAAGTTCTACCGATGAGTAG
- a CDS encoding outer membrane protein assembly factor BamD, with protein MIRTWLIAITTLILLTGCGSKDLEEFNKPAEYWYEKMVTAVSNGNLERADSYFSSLQSEHISSPFLSEATMIMAQAHMAHEEYLLSEHFLDEYIRRYATPEGREYAEFLKIKAKFLALPNPGRDQGLIDETLNSVETFKRSYPNSMYLPLVHSMETQLQLARGVLNEQIAELYERLGKPKAAGSYRTIAPVTWIDSKNIVRAEVPWYREMFEGDGTSSWYAFMIPKTRSVVSMDDNESTASPKKQDNGSWYDFLIPHF; from the coding sequence ATGATTAGAACATGGTTAATCGCAATAACGACACTTATTCTGCTTACCGGATGCGGTAGTAAAGACCTCGAAGAGTTTAATAAACCTGCGGAATATTGGTATGAAAAGATGGTAACGGCCGTTTCCAACGGTAATTTGGAAAGAGCTGACAGCTATTTTAGTTCACTGCAAAGTGAACATATCAGTTCACCGTTTTTATCCGAAGCAACTATGATTATGGCACAAGCGCATATGGCACATGAAGAGTATTTGTTAAGCGAGCATTTTTTGGATGAATATATCCGCCGTTATGCCACCCCTGAAGGGCGTGAATATGCTGAATTTTTGAAGATTAAAGCAAAATTCTTAGCCCTCCCGAATCCGGGACGCGATCAAGGGTTGATCGATGAAACCTTGAACAGCGTTGAAACGTTTAAAAGAAGTTATCCGAACTCAATGTATTTGCCGTTGGTTCATTCGATGGAGACACAATTACAACTGGCTCGAGGAGTCCTTAATGAACAAATTGCAGAGCTCTATGAGCGTTTGGGAAAACCAAAGGCGGCAGGCTCTTATCGTACAATTGCACCGGTAACATGGATTGATTCTAAAAATATCGTCCGTGCCGAGGTCCCTTGGTATCGGGAGATGTTTGAAGGGGACGGTACCAGCAGCTGGTATGCTTTTATGATTCCGAAAACTCGCAGCGTCGTCTCTATGGATGATAATGAGAGTACGGCATCACCGAAAAAACAAGATAACGGCAGCTGGTACGATTTTTTGATTCCACATTTCTAA
- the lon gene encoding endopeptidase La codes for MQLSNYSSFPTNLPVIAEDELFLYPFMISPLFLNDEKNIAAAAEAIENNSLVIVCPVKPEHEGEREGDSIYDAGVIGSIMRKVVLPDGRIKVLFQGLARGHITEMIHENPLRAHVDLIQSTSVNELKMDAILEVLREKVRALSQVSNYFPPDLLRTIEENHEYNRIVDLICSSIKIKKENAYQLFIERDPEKRFLMLIDELIEETEANKLQKEIRSKVHSRIEKVNKEYFLKEQLKQIQKELGTDTHRDEEIEEFRKKLEAKKDKMHADAYKEINKQLERFARMHPDSADAGMIQTYLEWVLEIPYGEEAKKALNIHDVENQLNKDHFSLKKPKERILEFFSVKELLELRGIADKEGRGAILCFAGPPGVGKTSLANSIATALKRPLVRIALGGLEDVNELRGHRRTYIGAMPGRIVQGVIEAKKMNPVIVLDEIDKVAKSHRGDPTAVLLEILDPEQNTHFRDYYLNFNLDLSKAIFIATANDVGQIPGPLRDRMEFISVSSYTPQEKFQIAKQYLIPQELKKHGLKTSELSISKTALAEVIEKHTREAGVRNLRRRVADIVRKAAKKILEEPTTQKVTVSLKNLKEFLEKTIFEIDRTDHVDRIGVVNGLAWTAVGGDVLKIEAIRINGKGVLQLTGSLGDVMKESARIALSVVKTLIDEGKISVDHSIIPLSPAERESDVPVDASEVYKRFDLHVHVPDGATPKDGPSAGIAMSTVIASILTNKKVRADIAMTGEVSLTGNVLPIGGLKEKLIAAHRAGMKLALIPQKNYDRDLADIPDEVKGALEIVGVSRIEEVLERLLIDA; via the coding sequence ATGCAACTTAGTAATTACAGCTCTTTTCCTACTAATTTACCTGTTATTGCGGAGGATGAACTTTTTCTATACCCGTTTATGATTTCTCCTCTTTTCTTGAACGATGAAAAGAATATTGCGGCGGCTGCCGAAGCGATCGAGAATAATTCACTCGTGATCGTTTGCCCTGTGAAGCCTGAACATGAAGGGGAACGCGAAGGTGATTCGATCTATGATGCGGGGGTCATCGGCTCAATTATGCGTAAAGTCGTATTACCCGACGGTCGAATCAAAGTTCTGTTTCAGGGATTGGCTCGAGGACATATTACAGAGATGATACATGAAAACCCTCTGCGTGCTCATGTTGATTTGATTCAATCCACAAGTGTGAATGAACTTAAAATGGACGCCATTTTAGAAGTACTGCGCGAAAAAGTGCGTGCCCTGTCTCAGGTGAGTAACTATTTTCCCCCTGATCTGCTCCGAACGATCGAAGAGAATCATGAGTACAACCGTATCGTCGATTTGATCTGCAGTTCGATCAAGATTAAAAAAGAGAATGCCTATCAGCTCTTTATCGAACGCGATCCTGAAAAGCGTTTTTTGATGCTGATCGATGAGCTGATCGAAGAGACCGAAGCGAACAAACTCCAAAAAGAGATCCGTTCAAAAGTCCATTCGCGTATCGAAAAAGTGAACAAAGAGTATTTTCTCAAAGAGCAGCTCAAGCAGATTCAAAAAGAGTTGGGGACCGATACTCACCGCGACGAAGAGATCGAAGAATTTAGAAAAAAACTCGAAGCCAAAAAAGATAAAATGCACGCTGATGCGTACAAAGAGATCAACAAACAGCTGGAGCGTTTTGCGCGGATGCATCCGGACAGTGCCGATGCGGGGATGATTCAGACGTACCTCGAATGGGTACTTGAGATTCCGTACGGCGAAGAGGCGAAAAAAGCACTTAATATTCACGATGTCGAAAATCAGCTCAACAAAGACCACTTTTCATTGAAAAAACCGAAAGAGCGGATCTTGGAATTTTTCTCGGTCAAAGAACTCCTTGAGCTTCGCGGTATTGCCGATAAAGAGGGGCGCGGTGCGATTCTTTGTTTTGCAGGCCCTCCGGGTGTCGGTAAGACCTCACTTGCCAACTCTATTGCAACGGCACTTAAACGTCCCCTTGTGCGGATTGCTTTGGGCGGATTGGAAGATGTGAACGAATTACGCGGGCACCGCCGTACCTATATCGGTGCGATGCCGGGGCGCATTGTTCAAGGGGTAATCGAAGCTAAAAAGATGAACCCCGTCATCGTCCTCGATGAGATCGATAAAGTGGCAAAATCGCATCGCGGCGATCCGACGGCAGTATTGCTGGAGATTCTCGATCCGGAACAAAATACCCATTTCAGAGACTATTATCTGAACTTTAACCTCGATCTTTCCAAAGCGATTTTTATCGCGACAGCAAACGATGTAGGTCAGATTCCCGGGCCGCTACGCGATCGCATGGAGTTTATCTCGGTGAGTTCGTATACGCCGCAGGAGAAATTTCAGATTGCCAAACAGTATCTGATTCCTCAGGAACTGAAAAAACACGGATTAAAAACCTCTGAACTCTCTATCTCAAAAACGGCATTAGCCGAAGTGATCGAGAAACATACCCGTGAAGCGGGGGTTCGTAACCTTCGCCGCCGTGTCGCCGATATCGTCCGTAAAGCGGCGAAAAAGATTCTCGAAGAGCCGACGACCCAAAAAGTAACGGTGAGTTTGAAAAATCTTAAAGAGTTTTTAGAAAAAACGATATTTGAGATCGACCGTACCGATCATGTCGATCGAATCGGTGTAGTAAACGGTCTAGCCTGGACGGCTGTCGGGGGTGATGTACTTAAAATCGAAGCGATCCGTATCAACGGCAAAGGGGTATTGCAGCTGACGGGAAGTTTGGGAGATGTGATGAAAGAGTCTGCCCGTATCGCCCTCTCTGTCGTTAAAACCTTGATCGATGAGGGGAAAATCAGTGTCGATCACTCGATTATCCCTCTTAGTCCTGCGGAGCGAGAGAGTGATGTTCCGGTTGATGCAAGCGAGGTCTATAAACGCTTTGACTTGCATGTCCACGTTCCCGACGGGGCTACCCCTAAAGACGGCCCGAGTGCGGGGATTGCAATGTCCACCGTCATCGCATCAATTTTGACCAATAAAAAAGTACGTGCCGATATCGCGATGACAGGGGAAGTTTCATTGACCGGAAATGTTCTTCCGATCGGCGGGCTCAAAGAGAAGCTGATTGCCGCTCATCGTGCCGGGATGAAGCTAGCCCTTATCCCTCAGAAAAATTATGATCGCGATCTAGCCGATATTCCCGACGAGGTTAAAGGGGCTTTGGAAATCGTCGGCGTCAGTCGGATCGAAGAAGTTCTTGAGCGCCTTTTAATTGACGCATAA
- the tilS gene encoding tRNA lysidine(34) synthetase TilS — protein sequence MSKLLHLDRLREGRVLLAFSGGVDSTALFHLLLENNIAFDIAHVNYHTRETSDAEEKNAERLAARHSLQCYAHSCRLGGINFEHRAREERYRFFGYLMKKHGYTYLLTAHQLNDRLEWLMMQICRGSGLPEMLGIRSHDSRDGIEILRPLLEWDRDSIEAYLHERKIPHHIDESNADERYTRNFFRHRYSTPIMRDYRDAIRRSFRYLEEDSESLIESMDFKTVNEFAYAENPTNIRSLLYGIDRYFKSRSYLLSKHDKEALKGGGDHIIGRRFIVSIEMKYTFVAPYEANVVMDKGFKEECRKLKIATKLRGYLFGVPEAMRVMRQLKGAQELLRSD from the coding sequence ATGTCTAAACTTCTCCACCTTGATCGATTACGCGAGGGGAGAGTCCTCCTCGCATTCTCCGGGGGGGTCGATTCCACCGCCCTTTTTCACCTTTTACTCGAAAATAATATCGCTTTTGATATTGCTCACGTCAACTATCACACACGAGAAACAAGCGATGCCGAAGAAAAAAATGCCGAACGACTCGCAGCACGACATTCTCTTCAATGCTATGCCCATTCCTGCCGGCTAGGGGGGATCAATTTCGAACATCGCGCCCGAGAAGAACGGTACCGTTTTTTCGGCTATCTGATGAAAAAGCATGGCTATACCTATCTTCTCACCGCCCATCAGCTCAATGATCGTTTGGAATGGCTGATGATGCAAATTTGCCGAGGTTCAGGCTTGCCTGAAATGCTCGGCATACGTTCCCATGACTCACGTGACGGGATAGAAATTTTACGCCCTCTTTTGGAATGGGACCGCGACTCCATTGAAGCCTATCTGCATGAACGCAAAATTCCTCATCATATTGATGAGAGCAATGCGGATGAACGCTATACCCGCAATTTTTTTCGTCACCGCTACAGCACTCCGATAATGCGCGACTACCGTGACGCCATCCGACGAAGCTTCCGATATTTGGAAGAGGACAGTGAATCGTTGATCGAATCGATGGATTTCAAAACGGTGAATGAATTTGCGTATGCCGAAAATCCCACAAATATCCGATCACTTCTCTATGGGATTGACCGCTATTTTAAATCCCGCAGTTATCTGCTCAGCAAGCACGATAAAGAGGCGTTAAAGGGGGGGGGAGATCACATCATCGGAAGACGATTTATCGTCTCTATCGAAATGAAGTATACGTTTGTCGCCCCCTATGAGGCCAATGTCGTCATGGATAAAGGGTTTAAAGAAGAGTGCAGGAAACTAAAAATCGCAACCAAACTGCGAGGGTACCTTTTCGGTGTCCCCGAAGCCATGCGTGTTATGCGTCAATTAAAAGGCGCTCAAGAACTTCTTCGATCCGACTGA
- the rimO gene encoding 30S ribosomal protein S12 methylthiotransferase RimO produces the protein MSKKLHIVSLGCTKNLVDTEVMLGRLKDFEMTDASGEADVIIVNTCGFIDAAKQESLNTIFNLDAGRKKDSVLVMAGCLSERYKEELSKELSEVDIFTGVGDYDKIDELLAAKQSRFTPEVYLIDGAERVVTGSTYHAYIKLSEGCNQQCSFCAIPSFKGKLNSRNLESIAHEVETLVAKGYYDFSFVSQDSSSYLRDQNIQDGLIHLIKRIELIDGVKSARILYLYPSTTSLKLIKAIGDSKVFHNYFDMPIQHINDEMLKIMKRGFGKAKTLELLGAMKALPNAFIRTSFIVGHPQETEAMFEEMAEFSATFGFDRLNVFSYSDEEGTSAYTMEEKIPSKTINARAKKLGKIASDVELSSLQKLVGTEITLVIDGESDEHEFLLSARALNWAPDVDGEIYVNDREIEGELAFGKMYRARITELAEKRPLATVTGNV, from the coding sequence ATGTCCAAAAAACTTCACATCGTGTCACTCGGTTGCACCAAAAATCTCGTCGATACCGAGGTAATGCTTGGGCGTCTCAAAGATTTCGAAATGACCGATGCGAGCGGTGAGGCGGATGTCATCATCGTCAATACGTGCGGATTTATCGATGCGGCCAAACAAGAATCGCTCAATACAATTTTCAATCTCGATGCGGGACGTAAAAAAGATTCCGTACTTGTCATGGCGGGATGCCTCTCTGAACGTTACAAAGAGGAGCTTTCCAAAGAACTCAGCGAAGTGGACATCTTTACGGGTGTCGGCGATTATGACAAAATCGATGAATTACTCGCCGCGAAACAGAGCCGTTTTACCCCAGAGGTTTATTTGATAGATGGAGCAGAGCGGGTTGTGACAGGATCGACGTACCACGCCTATATCAAACTAAGCGAGGGGTGTAATCAGCAATGCAGCTTCTGCGCTATCCCCTCGTTCAAAGGAAAACTCAATTCCCGTAATTTGGAGAGCATCGCCCATGAAGTCGAAACCCTTGTCGCCAAAGGGTACTATGATTTCAGCTTCGTTTCTCAAGACTCCAGTTCGTATCTGCGCGATCAAAACATTCAAGACGGACTTATCCATCTGATTAAGAGAATCGAGCTGATCGACGGTGTCAAAAGCGCCCGTATTTTGTATCTGTACCCTTCGACAACATCATTGAAACTGATCAAAGCAATCGGGGATTCGAAAGTGTTCCATAACTACTTCGATATGCCGATCCAGCACATCAACGACGAGATGCTGAAAATCATGAAACGGGGATTCGGAAAAGCCAAAACACTTGAGCTTCTGGGTGCCATGAAAGCATTGCCAAATGCCTTTATCCGTACCAGTTTCATCGTCGGGCATCCGCAGGAAACAGAAGCCATGTTCGAAGAGATGGCGGAGTTTTCGGCAACGTTTGGATTTGACCGTCTTAATGTCTTCAGCTACTCCGATGAGGAGGGGACGAGCGCTTATACGATGGAAGAGAAAATCCCTTCCAAAACCATCAACGCACGTGCCAAAAAACTGGGGAAAATTGCTTCGGATGTTGAGCTGTCCAGTCTGCAAAAGTTGGTCGGAACAGAAATTACACTTGTTATCGATGGAGAGAGTGACGAACACGAATTCCTCCTCAGCGCCCGCGCCCTCAATTGGGCACCCGATGTCGACGGTGAGATCTATGTCAATGACCGCGAAATCGAAGGTGAACTGGCCTTTGGAAAAATGTATCGTGCCCGCATCACCGAACTCGCCGAAAAACGGCCTCTGGCTACCGTAACGGGAAATGTCTAA
- the msrP gene encoding protein-methionine-sulfoxide reductase catalytic subunit MsrP, with product MLRRDNYDLIHSSEITSEAVYHERRALMKLGASAALLGASPLMAALGFEKSKSKSTLELTPYDQVITYNNFYEYGTDKESPAKLSKNLKTRPWTLSVGGEVQKGRTYDIDELIKKIPLEERIYRFRCVEGWSMVVPWVGFSLSSLLKAAGLTSKSKYVEFETLFDPAQFPGQKQSFGTIPFPYREGLRIDEAMHPLTILAVGLYGKELLPQNGAPIRLVVPWKYGFKSIKSIVKITLSEHQTRSTWNQIAPSEYGFYANVNPLVDHPRWSQKRERVLGKFFKQDTLAFNGYANDVAYLYKNMDLKKFY from the coding sequence ATGCTTAGACGAGATAATTACGATTTGATCCATTCCTCCGAGATTACCTCCGAAGCGGTCTATCATGAGCGAAGAGCCTTAATGAAATTAGGGGCATCAGCCGCATTGCTCGGAGCATCACCGCTGATGGCGGCATTAGGGTTTGAAAAATCCAAAAGCAAAAGTACGCTGGAATTGACACCTTATGATCAGGTTATCACCTACAATAATTTTTATGAGTACGGAACCGATAAAGAGTCCCCCGCCAAGCTGTCCAAAAATCTTAAAACCCGTCCGTGGACACTCAGTGTCGGCGGAGAGGTACAAAAGGGGCGTACGTACGATATCGATGAGCTGATAAAAAAGATACCGCTTGAGGAGCGGATTTATCGTTTCCGCTGTGTTGAGGGGTGGTCAATGGTCGTGCCATGGGTCGGTTTCAGCCTCTCATCGTTGCTGAAAGCTGCGGGATTGACATCAAAAAGCAAATACGTTGAATTTGAGACACTCTTTGACCCCGCCCAGTTTCCCGGACAAAAACAAAGTTTTGGTACTATACCGTTTCCATACCGCGAGGGGCTTCGGATCGATGAAGCGATGCATCCTCTGACGATCTTGGCGGTCGGGCTTTACGGCAAAGAGCTTTTGCCGCAAAACGGTGCTCCGATCCGTTTGGTCGTCCCGTGGAAATACGGGTTTAAAAGTATCAAAAGCATTGTAAAAATCACCCTTAGCGAACATCAAACCCGTTCGACCTGGAACCAAATCGCTCCGAGTGAGTACGGGTTTTATGCCAACGTCAATCCCTTAGTCGATCATCCGAGATGGTCGCAAAAGAGAGAGCGGGTACTGGGGAAATTTTTTAAGCAGGATACATTAGCTTTTAACGGCTATGCAAATGATGTGGCATATTTGTATAAAAATATGGATTTGAAAAAGTTTTATTAA
- a CDS encoding sulfite oxidase heme-binding subunit YedZ: MRIIIWIGALLPIVFALFRFSAAFHPVWLNDILLFIEGYVHLSLTKFPNDPLKFLINLSGESALWLLALSLTITPLRSYLKINLFSYRRLLGLFAFFYALIHALLFIGIDQQFDFDGLIHEVTTKPFIAFGMGAFLILLLMALTSTKKLFSNFKGWHRLVYIAVVLIVVHYLMSHKTITWDNLSTAGVLIFLLVLRLIKR; the protein is encoded by the coding sequence ATGAGAATTATCATTTGGATCGGAGCACTGCTTCCGATTGTTTTTGCACTGTTTCGTTTTAGCGCAGCGTTTCATCCGGTGTGGCTCAATGACATTTTACTTTTTATCGAAGGATATGTGCATCTGAGTTTGACAAAATTCCCTAACGATCCGTTAAAATTTTTAATCAATCTCAGCGGAGAGAGTGCATTATGGCTGCTGGCACTATCATTAACGATTACTCCGCTGCGAAGCTATTTGAAAATCAATCTCTTTTCATACCGTCGTCTTTTGGGGCTGTTCGCCTTTTTTTACGCGTTGATTCATGCACTGCTTTTTATCGGAATTGATCAGCAGTTTGATTTCGATGGCCTGATTCATGAAGTGACGACAAAGCCGTTTATCGCTTTTGGAATGGGGGCATTTCTCATCCTTTTGTTGATGGCGCTTACGTCGACGAAAAAACTTTTTTCAAATTTCAAAGGGTGGCATAGACTCGTCTATATTGCAGTCGTATTGATTGTAGTCCACTATCTGATGAGCCACAAAACGATCACTTGGGATAACCTCTCAACAGCAGGAGTTCTGATATTTTTACTGGTATTGCGGCTGATTAAACGATGA
- a CDS encoding NAD(P)/FAD-dependent oxidoreductase produces MKHYDVIILGAGASGLMCAAQLRQNSSLSIAIIEGNNRPALKLKASGGGKCNLTNVEVDETHFLGDERLVLSALSTFSQKKLLDYFKAGGLRPVIRKERYYFCPKSSDEVISILLGKAAGTDLLLGHKILSVEGKNPFVVTTDKGKFQACRVVVATGGASYKELGASDIGLKIAQHYDIKTIPFSPALVGLTLQPKEFWMKELSGISFPARIHVAGKTLDEDLLFAHKGISGLVVLSASLYWHRGEIVIDFLPDFELNTLKYEKKSVSTAIPLPKRFMKAFLEAVGLEDKACNRLDSQDWEKLIRIRQYAMAPSGTFGFSKAEACRGGVACEEIDPLTMESTKIKGLYFIGETVDVTGELGGYNFQWAFSSAVVCSISVML; encoded by the coding sequence ATGAAACACTACGATGTTATCATTTTAGGAGCCGGGGCGAGCGGGTTGATGTGTGCAGCGCAACTCCGTCAAAACAGCTCCCTGTCTATCGCCATCATCGAGGGGAATAACCGTCCTGCCCTGAAGCTTAAAGCCAGCGGCGGTGGCAAATGCAATCTGACGAATGTCGAAGTGGATGAGACCCATTTTCTCGGCGATGAGAGATTGGTCTTGAGTGCTTTGTCGACTTTTTCGCAAAAAAAACTTTTGGACTATTTCAAAGCAGGCGGATTACGTCCCGTAATCCGAAAAGAGCGGTACTATTTTTGCCCGAAAAGTTCCGATGAGGTGATCTCCATTTTACTGGGCAAAGCTGCCGGGACCGATTTATTATTGGGGCATAAAATTCTTTCCGTAGAGGGGAAAAATCCTTTTGTCGTTACGACCGATAAAGGAAAATTTCAAGCCTGCCGTGTGGTTGTTGCAACGGGGGGAGCGAGCTATAAAGAGCTCGGAGCGAGCGATATCGGGTTGAAAATCGCACAGCATTACGATATTAAAACAATACCTTTTTCTCCGGCATTAGTGGGACTGACACTGCAGCCGAAAGAGTTTTGGATGAAAGAGCTCAGCGGGATCAGTTTCCCAGCCCGCATCCATGTAGCGGGAAAAACACTCGATGAAGATTTGCTCTTTGCGCACAAAGGGATCAGCGGACTGGTTGTCCTTTCGGCATCGCTGTATTGGCATAGAGGGGAAATCGTGATCGATTTTCTCCCCGATTTCGAACTAAACACCCTGAAATATGAGAAAAAAAGTGTCTCTACGGCAATCCCTCTTCCGAAACGGTTTATGAAAGCCTTTTTGGAAGCTGTGGGATTGGAAGATAAAGCGTGCAACCGTTTGGATTCACAAGATTGGGAAAAACTGATCCGTATCCGTCAGTATGCGATGGCTCCCTCGGGGACATTCGGATTTTCAAAAGCTGAAGCGTGCCGAGGCGGGGTAGCGTGCGAGGAGATCGATCCTTTAACAATGGAGAGTACCAAAATCAAAGGGCTCTATTTTATCGGTGAAACAGTCGACGTGACGGGAGAGTTAGGAGGCTATAATTTTCAATGGGCGTTCAGTTCGGCGGTAGTCTGCTCCATTTCCGTTATGCTATAA
- a CDS encoding NAD(P)/FAD-dependent oxidoreductase has product MKRQRVVIVGGGYAGVKALQTLAPSGQCDIVLIDQHPYHYLQTEAYELIANECSMTRVTIDLVALCLSYGEHVTFIKDTIREIDFEHKCAGGQSSCHPYDYLLLCSGSRTAFHTSVPGLREHSHGVKTLPSALAFKHQFEQRLYDRMESEGGWCSEPFNVVIGGGGLSGVEIAAEMANYIRVFHLDNTLTCDNIHIFLIIPHENVLEGMEPYLIQKATERLTRLGVKIIRHSRITSVEEHTLILNNEESICFDFMIFTGGIIASTLTTTIESEKNKKSQLIIDEYLRVPLYEGVFAAGDIAEIRSTDGKILPPTAQIAEQSGTEAGKNILALIEGREMDRVSMKIEGMMVALGGKYAAISLFGRIRFSGFAGYLIKTVIMRGYRYLLHRQCTKGMDGLSKTKAQCHTGF; this is encoded by the coding sequence ATGAAACGTCAGCGCGTCGTTATCGTAGGCGGGGGATATGCGGGGGTAAAAGCACTCCAAACATTGGCCCCTTCCGGTCAGTGTGATATTGTTCTGATCGATCAGCACCCCTATCATTATCTTCAAACCGAAGCATATGAACTTATCGCCAATGAATGCAGTATGACCCGTGTTACGATCGACTTGGTCGCGTTGTGTCTGAGCTACGGCGAGCACGTAACGTTTATCAAAGATACGATACGCGAAATCGATTTTGAACACAAATGTGCCGGCGGACAAAGTTCTTGCCACCCGTATGATTATCTCCTCCTCTGCAGTGGAAGCCGTACCGCTTTTCACACTTCGGTACCGGGGCTGCGTGAACATTCCCACGGTGTAAAAACATTGCCGAGTGCCCTTGCCTTTAAGCATCAGTTTGAGCAGCGTCTGTATGATCGAATGGAAAGCGAGGGGGGATGGTGCAGCGAACCCTTTAATGTGGTGATCGGGGGAGGGGGACTGAGCGGCGTCGAGATTGCGGCGGAGATGGCAAATTATATTCGTGTTTTTCATCTGGACAATACCCTTACCTGCGATAATATTCATATCTTTTTGATTATCCCTCATGAAAATGTTTTGGAGGGGATGGAACCTTATCTCATCCAAAAAGCGACAGAGCGTTTGACCCGGCTCGGGGTAAAAATCATTAGACATTCCCGTATTACTTCGGTGGAAGAGCATACGTTGATTTTAAACAACGAGGAGAGCATTTGTTTCGATTTTATGATTTTTACGGGAGGGATTATCGCATCGACATTGACGACGACGATAGAGAGCGAAAAAAACAAAAAGTCGCAGCTCATTATCGATGAGTATCTTCGCGTTCCGTTGTACGAGGGGGTATTTGCCGCCGGCGATATTGCCGAAATACGAAGTACGGACGGAAAGATTCTTCCCCCTACGGCACAGATCGCCGAACAAAGCGGAACCGAAGCGGGAAAAAATATCCTAGCACTGATCGAGGGGCGGGAAATGGACCGTGTATCGATGAAAATTGAGGGGATGATGGTCGCTTTGGGGGGAAAATATGCCGCAATTTCTCTTTTTGGACGGATTCGTTTCAGTGGATTTGCGGGGTACCTTATCAAAACGGTAATTATGAGAGGGTACCGTTATCTTCTCCATCGTCAATGTACCAAAGGGATGGATGGACTCTCTAAAACTAAAGCACAATGCCACACGGGATTTTAA
- the kdsA gene encoding 3-deoxy-8-phosphooctulonate synthase has protein sequence MILLAGPCVIESEESIFKIAKSLERYQNDPRFDFYFKSSFDKANRTSLDSYRGPGIEEGLRILQKVKDDFGYKIVTDVHESYQVPIAAEVVDMLQIPAFLCRQTDLLVAAGKTDKIVNIKKGQFMTPGDMQYSVMKVLKTRGCDELSFEASQKYGVLLCERGSSFGYGNLVVDMRSLVIMRQFAPVIFDATHSVQMPGTGTGKTGGDSSMVPHLARAAAAVGVDGFFFETHFDPICALSDGPNMLKLEQLEALSETLLQINSVKGN, from the coding sequence ATGATACTTTTAGCCGGACCGTGTGTCATCGAGAGTGAAGAGTCGATTTTTAAAATCGCCAAATCGCTCGAACGCTACCAAAATGACCCGCGTTTTGATTTTTATTTCAAATCGAGTTTTGATAAAGCCAACCGTACGTCATTGGACAGCTATCGCGGACCGGGAATCGAAGAGGGGCTTCGGATTCTTCAAAAGGTTAAAGATGATTTCGGTTACAAGATTGTGACCGATGTCCATGAGAGTTATCAGGTTCCTATCGCTGCCGAAGTGGTCGATATGCTCCAAATTCCCGCTTTTTTATGCCGCCAAACCGATTTGCTGGTAGCGGCGGGGAAAACCGATAAAATCGTCAATATCAAAAAAGGGCAGTTTATGACGCCCGGCGATATGCAATATTCCGTGATGAAAGTACTCAAAACGCGCGGATGCGACGAATTGAGTTTTGAAGCGTCTCAAAAATACGGAGTATTGCTGTGTGAGAGAGGCTCGAGCTTCGGATATGGAAATCTGGTCGTCGATATGCGCTCACTCGTCATCATGCGTCAATTCGCCCCCGTTATTTTCGATGCGACCCATTCGGTGCAGATGCCGGGGACGGGGACGGGCAAAACGGGGGGGGACAGCTCTATGGTCCCTCACTTGGCACGGGCGGCGGCTGCCGTCGGAGTAGACGGATTTTTCTTCGAAACCCATTTCGATCCTATCTGCGCTTTGAGTGACGGGCCGAATATGCTAAAATTAGAACAACTCGAAGCGTTAAGTGAAACGCTGTTACAAATCAATTCAGTCAAAGGAAATTAA